The following are from one region of the Blastocatellia bacterium genome:
- a CDS encoding inner membrane CreD family protein gives MVHRITAIVVFYLVAVAGWVFLAGTITYRTGNQDDSIKREVSQLWGTPLEQRAPSARLSVERKTDTEVTNPMTHQRMVNQTTTTEESDLPITQNNIRTRFELDQRQKGLLWYSTYRVHFAGRYVFENPQDKRGEMVVSFTFPSANGQYDEFKFEMDGSPVPFTRGKNDVVVARIICEPKARHELFVTYLTQGLDRFVYRFGDGITEVRNFQMVAVTENFDRYDFPQMTLSPTTKERAGGGWELTWNYADLISGNGIGVEMPQKINPGPMAARISFFAPVSLGFFFFLIFIISVLKKIELHPMNYFFLAASFFAFHLLLAYLVDHISIHAAFVICSMVSLILVVSYMRLVVGNRFAFFETALAQTVYLIGFSYAFFFEGFTGLAVAIGVISTLFVVMQMTARINWSEKFRLAGAGVKELDKP, from the coding sequence ATGGTTCACAGGATCACCGCCATCGTCGTCTTCTACCTCGTCGCCGTCGCCGGCTGGGTCTTTCTCGCCGGCACGATCACCTACCGCACAGGCAATCAGGACGATTCGATCAAGCGCGAAGTCAGCCAGTTGTGGGGCACGCCGCTCGAACAGCGCGCCCCCTCGGCGCGGCTCAGCGTCGAGCGTAAGACCGACACCGAAGTTACTAACCCCATGACGCATCAGCGCATGGTCAATCAAACGACGACGACCGAAGAGTCCGACCTGCCCATCACCCAGAACAACATCCGCACGCGCTTTGAGCTGGACCAGCGACAGAAGGGGCTGCTGTGGTATTCGACCTATCGCGTTCACTTCGCGGGCCGCTATGTCTTCGAGAACCCGCAGGACAAGCGCGGCGAGATGGTCGTCAGTTTCACTTTCCCGTCGGCCAACGGCCAGTATGACGAATTCAAATTTGAAATGGACGGCAGCCCCGTGCCTTTCACGCGCGGCAAGAACGATGTCGTCGTCGCCCGCATCATCTGCGAGCCGAAAGCGCGCCACGAGTTGTTTGTCACTTACCTGACACAGGGGCTCGACCGCTTCGTCTATCGCTTCGGCGACGGCATCACCGAGGTGCGCAACTTTCAGATGGTCGCGGTCACAGAGAACTTCGACCGCTACGACTTCCCGCAGATGACCCTGTCGCCGACGACCAAGGAGCGCGCCGGCGGCGGTTGGGAGCTGACCTGGAACTACGCCGATCTGATCTCCGGCAATGGCATCGGCGTCGAGATGCCGCAGAAGATCAATCCCGGCCCGATGGCGGCGCGCATCTCGTTTTTTGCGCCCGTCTCGCTGGGCTTTTTCTTCTTTCTGATCTTCATCATCTCGGTGCTGAAGAAGATCGAGCTGCACCCGATGAATTACTTCTTCCTCGCCGCTTCGTTCTTCGCCTTCCACCTGTTGCTGGCCTATCTCGTCGATCACATCTCGATCCATGCGGCGTTTGTCATCTGCTCGATGGTGTCGCTGATTCTGGTGGTGTCGTACATGCGGCTGGTGGTCGGCAACCGCTTCGCGTTCTTCGAAACGGCGCTGGCGCAGACGGTCTACCTGATCGGCTTCTCCTACGCCTTTTTCTTTGAAGGCTTCACCGGCCTGGCAGTCGCCATCGGCGTCATCAGCACGCTCTTTGTCGTCATGCAGATGACCGCGCGGATCAACTGGTCAGAGAAATTCCGGCTCGCCGGCGCAGGCGTCAAAGAGCTGGATAAGCCATAG
- the cas4 gene encoding CRISPR-associated protein Cas4, with translation MIWLLVAFAICIALAATIDRVAHRAASQTGLPEGKLIYSDTGFVSGKLGPATTDEYGRKVERPLVSERFGLIGRPDYLVDTGDGIIPVEVKSARLPASGQPYDSHILQLAAYCLLVEDLLDPEIDCGIIRYRDAEVRVDYTPQLRVVLLDVIDDMRAARLAADVHRSHDESGRCAGCRMREVCDEALV, from the coding sequence ATGATCTGGCTGCTGGTTGCTTTCGCGATTTGCATAGCGCTCGCCGCGACGATTGACCGCGTGGCGCATCGCGCGGCCTCGCAGACCGGATTGCCTGAAGGCAAGCTTATCTATAGCGACACGGGATTCGTCAGCGGCAAGCTCGGCCCGGCGACGACCGACGAATACGGGCGCAAGGTCGAACGTCCGCTGGTCTCGGAACGCTTCGGCTTGATCGGCAGGCCCGACTATCTGGTGGACACAGGCGATGGCATCATCCCGGTCGAGGTCAAATCGGCGCGTCTGCCCGCAAGCGGCCAGCCCTATGACTCACATATCTTACAGCTCGCCGCCTACTGTTTGCTGGTCGAAGACCTGCTCGACCCGGAGATTGATTGCGGCATCATTCGCTACCGCGACGCCGAGGTCAGGGTGGATTACACGCCGCAGTTGCGCGTCGTGTTGCTCGACGTGATCGATGATATGCGCGCGGCGCGGCTCGCCGCCGATGTGCATCGCAGCCATGACGAGAGCGGGCGCTGTGCCGGTTGCCGTATGCGAGAGGTGTGTGATGAGGCGCTCGTCTGA